The following proteins come from a genomic window of Longimicrobium sp.:
- a CDS encoding HEAT repeat domain-containing protein, whose amino-acid sequence MPDQPAPAARFLHALAAAALREGDPAALAGEAAAALEGVFAKLKSLVLDVQFTGFSFRGRLLGGADPRLLRAAGQLIVLRVSRVGFTPGAGADDLRVLFEAVGKTPAELGEGGVVAFLARRRPRGVYLSTSAGEVYRPPAAPPREPAAEAEASPSAGAPAVEGQAPSAEAAPPREEAPAAVHAQADAGAAVGEFELFAGDGTELSEFELLDEFPVLDAPAPAPAAPAGAPGEEPGSHDMYHFFRVAKDERHHDEAEQLPALLHAADNPARFDELAQACTRAGLRLVRSDSHEQAVALLDALVREARRPDRTRIFRDSAATALQRAGTPETLQLLARLLEHGGRERERILDFFGFIGDEAVPLLENLLFRTGDAELRKAVFRRLLPLEGMAQRIVARAMQDPAPARTRMVLELATLPEVDHDLAVRWLAEAAAHPDAGVRADVARLAAAVGGRGGLRVLVDLLGDRDPGVKRAAIQHLGTVGDAAAVPFLARLVVEAGDEELQVAAIVALGRTGSGEALPALLNVVNRRALFGGKKMLRVKTAALAAIARIPTPAARDVLASFAAGRDSDLAPEARRILSTID is encoded by the coding sequence ATGCCCGACCAGCCCGCACCCGCCGCACGGTTCCTCCACGCCCTGGCCGCCGCCGCGCTCCGCGAGGGCGACCCCGCCGCGCTCGCCGGGGAGGCCGCCGCGGCGCTGGAGGGCGTGTTCGCCAAGCTCAAGAGCCTGGTGCTCGACGTCCAGTTCACCGGCTTCTCCTTCCGCGGCCGGCTCCTGGGCGGGGCGGACCCGCGGCTCCTGCGCGCGGCCGGGCAGCTCATCGTCCTGCGCGTGAGCCGCGTCGGTTTCACCCCCGGCGCTGGCGCGGACGACCTGCGCGTGCTCTTCGAGGCGGTGGGGAAGACCCCCGCCGAGCTGGGGGAGGGGGGCGTCGTCGCGTTCCTCGCCAGGCGCCGGCCGCGCGGCGTCTACCTGAGCACGTCGGCCGGCGAGGTCTACCGCCCGCCCGCCGCCCCGCCGCGCGAGCCCGCCGCGGAGGCGGAGGCTTCGCCGTCTGCCGGCGCGCCGGCGGTCGAAGGGCAGGCGCCGTCGGCCGAAGCGGCGCCGCCGCGCGAGGAGGCGCCGGCGGCCGTCCACGCGCAGGCGGACGCGGGAGCGGCGGTGGGGGAGTTCGAGCTGTTCGCGGGAGACGGGACGGAGCTGTCGGAGTTCGAGCTGCTCGACGAGTTCCCGGTGCTCGACGCGCCCGCGCCCGCGCCGGCCGCTCCGGCCGGGGCGCCGGGCGAGGAGCCGGGGAGCCACGACATGTACCACTTCTTCCGCGTGGCGAAGGACGAGCGCCACCACGACGAAGCGGAGCAGCTTCCCGCGCTGCTGCACGCGGCCGACAACCCCGCGCGCTTCGACGAGCTGGCGCAGGCGTGCACCCGCGCGGGGCTCAGGCTGGTGCGCTCCGACAGCCACGAGCAGGCCGTGGCGCTCCTCGACGCGCTGGTGCGCGAGGCCCGGCGCCCCGACCGCACCCGCATCTTCCGCGACTCGGCCGCCACCGCGCTGCAGCGGGCGGGGACGCCCGAGACGCTGCAGCTCCTGGCCCGCCTCCTCGAGCACGGCGGCCGGGAGCGCGAGCGCATCCTCGACTTCTTCGGCTTCATCGGCGACGAGGCCGTGCCGCTGCTGGAGAACCTCCTCTTCCGCACCGGCGACGCCGAGCTGCGCAAGGCCGTCTTCCGCCGCCTGCTGCCGCTGGAGGGGATGGCCCAGCGCATCGTCGCCCGGGCCATGCAGGACCCCGCGCCGGCGCGCACGCGGATGGTCCTGGAGCTGGCCACGCTCCCCGAGGTCGACCACGACCTGGCCGTCCGCTGGCTCGCCGAGGCCGCCGCGCACCCCGACGCCGGCGTGAGGGCGGACGTGGCCCGGCTGGCGGCGGCCGTCGGCGGCCGGGGCGGGCTGCGCGTGCTGGTGGACCTGCTGGGTGACCGCGACCCCGGGGTGAAGCGCGCCGCCATCCAGCACCTGGGCACGGTGGGCGACGCCGCGGCGGTCCCGTTCCTGGCGCGCCTGGTCGTCGAAGCGGGCGACGAGGAGCTGCAGGTGGCCGCCATCGTCGCGCTGGGCCGCACCGGCTCGGGCGAGGCGCTCCCGGCGCTGCTGAACGTCGTCAACCGCCGCGCGCTGTTCGGGGGGAAGAAGATGCTGCGCGTGAAGACCGCCGCCCTCGCCGCGATCGCCCGCATCCCCACGCCCGCCGCCCGCGACGTCCTGGCCTCGTTCGCCGCGGGGAGGGACTCCGACCTGGCCCCCGAAGCCCGCCGCATCCTCTCGACAATCGATTAG
- a CDS encoding polyprenol monophosphomannose synthase — protein MESATALEGEPALAGLKRALVIVPTYNERENLPRLVPSILSRDERLEILVVDDNSPDGTGELADEIAAGERRVHVLHRQLKEGLGKAYLAGFRWGIERGYDALFEMDADFSHDPGHLPQFLEAIENYDVVLGSRYLHGRVTVVNWPIGRLLLSYFANVYARKVTGLPIADATGGYKCFRRQVLESIPLDRVESNGYAFQIEMSFRAWKKGFRLGEIPIMFVDRDVGVSKMSKQIVREAVWRVWRLRVLSIFGKL, from the coding sequence GTGGAGAGCGCCACCGCGCTGGAAGGCGAGCCCGCCCTCGCGGGGCTCAAGCGCGCGCTGGTGATCGTCCCCACGTACAACGAGCGCGAGAACCTCCCCCGGCTCGTCCCCTCCATCCTCTCGCGCGACGAGCGCCTGGAGATCCTGGTGGTGGACGACAACTCGCCCGACGGCACGGGCGAGCTGGCCGACGAGATCGCGGCGGGGGAGCGGCGCGTGCACGTCCTCCACCGGCAGCTCAAGGAGGGGTTGGGGAAGGCGTACCTGGCCGGCTTCCGCTGGGGGATCGAGCGGGGCTACGACGCCCTCTTCGAGATGGACGCCGACTTCTCGCACGACCCCGGGCACCTGCCGCAGTTCCTGGAGGCGATCGAGAACTACGACGTGGTGCTGGGCTCGCGCTACCTGCACGGCCGCGTCACGGTGGTGAACTGGCCGATCGGCCGGCTCCTGCTCAGCTACTTCGCCAACGTTTACGCCCGCAAGGTCACCGGGCTCCCCATCGCCGACGCCACGGGCGGCTACAAGTGCTTCCGCCGCCAGGTGCTGGAATCCATCCCGCTCGACCGGGTGGAGTCGAACGGCTACGCCTTCCAGATCGAGATGAGCTTCCGCGCCTGGAAGAAAGGCTTCCGCCTGGGCGAGATCCCCATCATGTTCGTGGACCGCGACGTGGGCGTGAGCAAGATGTCGAAGCAGATCGTCCGCGAAGCCGTCTGGCGGGTGTGGCGGCTGCGGGTGCTGTCGATCTTCGGGAAGCTGTAG